The following is a genomic window from Adhaeribacter radiodurans.
CGGACAAATGCCGGGTTTTGCGCATATCCAGGAAGAACAGGTAACCGCTATTTACCGTTTCTTAGGCGGTAACCCAGCCATGCGAGTTGGTTTTGGCAGAAAAAATGACTCTTCAAAAATGCCGGAAGGCCCGGTAGTGGCGTCAGGTGGAGCCAAGGTTAACCCAGATGCCAGAGTTGTGGCGCCTATGTCGGATTACCCCGAAGATGTGGAACATCCCCAGGATCGCTATACCACCGATTATGGTACCTTCTGGCCAGGTTTATTAAATCCAAAATGGTCGAGGGTGATGGCCTATGACCTGAACACCGGCACCGTAAAATGGGAGCATACTATTGGGGAAGATACCCTGGCACTTAATAAAGAAACGAAAAATTTAGGTACTCCGGGCGGAGCGCAAAGAAAAGGCATGGTGGTTACCTCTAATGGGGTGCTGTTTTGTACGGCCAAGGGCGGAAAGTTATATGCTTTTGATTCTGATAAGGGCAAGCTGTTATGGGAAACTACGCTGAGCCACGAATCGAACGCGCAGCCGATGATGTATGAAATTAAAGGTAAACAATATCTGGTGGTGAATGCTACATCTAACTTTGGGCGGGATGGTATTAACCACGCCAAAAAGCCGGGAGCTTTACCAAGGGGTTATGTAGTGTATGCACTGCCGGATAAAAAATGAGAAACCCAGGTTTGCCAATAGACTCCATTTGGAATACTTGTATCTATTTTTAAAAAAATATAATTTAATACTTACCACTTTTTAGTTAACTAAATCTACTGCGAATCATGAACCATTTGCTTGCCTTATTATTCACTTTTATGATGGTTCCGGCTACCGGTCAGCCTACAAAAAATCGTGTTGTTCCCAACGATCCGGCTAAATACCGACAATTATCAGCCGTACATGCCGGCGCCGGTAAAATGGGCTTTACCCAATTAATCGGGCGCACTGAATTATCAACGAACTTCCTTTACCTGCATTCCGGGATTATTGATCCTAAATCCGGCATTGGGCATCATTTTCACCACAACATCGAGGAAATGTATGTACTGCTAACCGGAGAAGCCGAATTCACCGTAAACGGCCGCACTTCTAAAATAAAAGCACCGGCGGTAGTGCCTTGTAAAATGGGAGATGCGCATGCTATTTACAACCCCACCGGTGAAAAGCTAAAATGGCTGAATTTTGCGGTAAGTAAAGTAAAAGGCCAGGCCGATAATTTTGATTTAGCCGATGCCCGGGTTGGCGCCACCCTGGATCCTATACCGGTTTTTGTATCCGGCCGCATGGAGCGAAACACGCTTAAAATCAACAATCCGGCTTATCTGGGTAATGGCGTGCTTTACCGCCGGGTATTGAACTCCGATATTTTCCGTACCAACTGGAACCACGTGGACCATGTAGTTATTCCGGCCGGCAGTACCGCCGGACCCCGGGAACTGGATGGTATCGAAGAAGTTTACTACGTGATAAAAGGCTCGGGATCGGTAGCGCTCAACAATGAGAAAGTTGCTATTAAAGCCGATGATTCATTTTATGGCTTATTAGGAGAAAAGGCCACGATTTCCAATGATGGAAAGGAAGATCTGGAATTGCTGGTGATAGGGGTAGCTGCTTCTAAACCAAATACAGCCAGCTTGCAAACAACACCGGGTAAAGCAAAAGCCATGGTGTTGCAGATGGATTTTAAAGTTCCGAAAGCAGAAAGCGAAGCTTTTGAAAAAATGTATAACACCGTTTATGTACCCGCCATGAAGGTGCAAACCGGCTATCTAGGATCTAAACTGCTGCGCCTTTATCCGGAAAACTTAGCGAAAGAAATCCAGGCCGAAGCAACTACTTATAATTACCAGATCCAGATCTCGTTTGACACGGAAGAAAACCGGCGCAAATGGGTAGCCAGCGGCCAACACCAGATTGCCTGGCCGGCTGCCTCCAAAATTGGCAAAGAATTTAAGTGGCGCGGGTATGATGTTATGGGTGCCGATGACCAGCGATAAACATTTTAAGTTATTTTAAGATACTGCTATAAATCATAATTATGTAAACTGGTAAATTTTAGACATTAATGCTTTAGAATTTATAGTCATTATTGAGAGGTAATCCCATTAAAACAGTAATAAATTTTATTAAAATAAGAAGTCTCCTTCAATATTAAGGAGACTTCTTATTTTAATAACTACTTCGAATTGTGTAGTAATACCACAGCAGCTTCCTTAGCATTTACTAAAGCTGAACTTTAGAGCCGGTTCCCGTCTCTAAAGTTCAGCTTTAGTAAATGCTAAGGAAGCTTTTATTACTGTTCGTCATATTTACCCTTAAACAAAATATTTTAAAAAATAAGATTATAGGTATTTATATAATTACACGTTTCTAATACTAGGCTTAAGAACTTAGTAGTAGAAAAAGATTATTGCATTTTTACGCGGAGCAGGTAATTAGAAGCAGTAATATAGATGGTTTTACCATCGGGAGTTAAAGCGCAGTTTGCCGCTACTATTCCGTTCAGCTTTATTTTTCCGAGCAACTTGCCAGTTTTATTAAATATCCAAAGCCCTCCCGGTCCGGTAGCAAACACATTGCCCGCTTTGTCTATTTTTAAACCATCGCAGCCACCCGGTGCTTTTTCCTGTTTTACATTATAAAAACTTTTGCCATTTGTTAAGGAACCATTCGCCGCAATATCATACGTATACCATCCATTTTTCTTATCAGCAGAGTTAGATATGAGTAATGATTTACCGCCAGGGAAGATTCCAATCCCGTTGGGTTGCTCAATCGAATCGGTTAAAAGTGTTACCAGTCCGGCTTTATTCATTTTATAAACGCCTTGGTAGGATAATTCTTTCTTGGGGTCAGTATTACCGCTTTCAAAACCATAAGAAGGATCAGTAAAATACAGATCGCCGGCGGCAGTAAGTAAAAGATCATTGGGGCTATTTAGTTTCTTGCCTTTATATTCTCCTGCTACCGTAACATAGTTAGTCTTTGGCGCATGAAGCGGTGCGTCCATCATGGCTATTCTTCGGTCGCCGTGCTGGCAAAGTAGTAGTTTTCCATCCTTATCAAGAAGAAGCCCGTTAGACCCCAAAAAACCACCCCGAGATTCCTGGCCGGTATAGCCCGAAGGTTTTAAAAAAACTTCTTTCCCTTTAGCTTCGGTCCACTTGTAAACGGTATTAGCCGGCACATCCGAAAACAAAAGCATTTTATCTTTCTCCACCCATAATGGGCCTTCGGTAAAAGTAAATCCTTCCGCTAGTACCTCAATCTTGGCGTCTTTTTTTATAACCCTGGAAAGTTCATTCGAGCTAAACTCAATAGTACCAATATTAGGTTTGGTTTCTTGGGGAAATCCCGAAAAACAGTTGGAAACTAAAAGTAAAATAAGCGTACACTTCTTCATATATTATATTTGATTGAATAAAAAATCGGCACTAATCGCAGAAGTAATTTTTAAATTTTTGCCTATTATAGTATTTGGATGCTGGCCAAATTTTTAAGAATTAAGGGCGAATGCATAAGTCTTAGCTGTTGATGCAGCGATAATACTTCAGCTTTCATTTATAATTAAAAGGAAAAATAGTTATTCTATTTTAAGTATCAAATTTCTTTTTCTGCACTAGCCATTCCTTCACCTTATTCACAAGTATTTACAAGATCGGGGTTAAATGGCCATGCTATTTTATGATTTACATTGATTAAAGTCAGCTATAGGGACTCTAAAAAATCAAACATTATAAATAAAGCTCGGTCTTGCCTAAATAAACTTTGGTATTAGTAAGCAGTGAATTAATTAAAGGTACCTAGAGGTTGAATTGCTTATAGTAAACTTATGATGCAGTTTATTGCAGAAAACTTATTCTAAGTAAAGAAGCTGTTTAGTAAACGAGTTTTTGGTTGATTTTACGAATAAGTTGAACAGCTAAAGCAAGAAAATGGAGGGCAAGCCAATGTGGCGCTTTAGCTTCAAATCGGATGAGTAGCGCTTTGTAGCTATCCACCCAAGCATTGGCTTGCTCAATGCCCTTTCTTTTTTTGAATAAGAGTTCCTCAAAATACACATACTCCGAAGTGAATTCCCTATATCTTAGATTAAAGGAAATATTAGCTTCTATTTGCATTTGAGAACATCGGTTTCTAAACTCCGGGCTATCAAATCCAGCGTCGGCATTTAAAAATAAGCCAGCGGTTGGAATACCAGGTTCCTTTAATAATCCACATAATTGTTCAAACAACTGCTTTATTTGAAATAAATTATGATGTTGCCCGGCTACCGGCCCCTACAAGCAAGCATCAATCCTTTATTATCCTTAAAAATAAGCTATTCCCGCTATTTGCTGTTTTACTGTTCTGATATCCCACGCATTCTCCCCCATTGCTTTACCTGTTATTCTTCTGGAGGTTCTTCTTTACTAAACAGCTTCTTCATTTATAAATTTTACACCAAGCGAGGTAGTTATCATAATTATTCTATTTAGCCTGATTAAATTATTACTCAAATAAAAATAGTTTTAACTTAATTCATGAGCAGTTCTTATTTTTATACCAATAGAATATAATAGAACAGAAAGTATGTCAAAAGGAAACAAGGAAGCTATTTTTAACAAAATCGAACATCAATTAACAGAGCAAGAGTTTACCATCGATAAACAAGATCAAACCCGGCCCTGGGGTGGTTTTTTTGTGATTAATGAAGACCAGGCTCAAGCTTTTGCCGATACGTATTTTGATGGCATGGCTATCGAAAATTTAAAAATATCGGGGAAACTCAGTCCCAAGATTCTGGTGGTAGCCCCGCAAACCCGCCTTTCGTGGCAGTACCATTTTCGCCGGGCCGAAATCTGGAAAGTTATTCAGGGGAAAGTGGGCGTAATCACCAGCCCCACCGACGATGAAGGGGAACTAAAAACGTACGAAGTAGGTGGTTTAATTACCTTAAAGCAAGGCGAGCGCCACCGGTTAGTGGGTTTGGATGATTGGGGCGTTTTGGCCGAAATCTGGCAACACACGGATGCAACTAATCCTTCGGATGAAGAAGATATTGTGCGGGTACAGGATGATTTCGGGCGGTAGAAATAGCTGAAATTTTAAAAATTTAATTTTTTGCTAACTACCCGTTTTAGTCGGTCCGTCCAAGTAGCTTTGGGTGGGTAAGGCTTGCTGGCTGCCCGATAGATATTATTAGCTATTTCCTTGCAGGTTGCGCGCTATACTTAGATTCGGAATCTTAAAATTAGAGAATTTAGGGCCTTTCCTTTGTTAAATAATACACTAAATATGTATATTCCCGGGGTGTAAGTCATTCGCCTTGAATAAAATACTACCCATTTTTGGACAGGTAATTTTTTGGATAGTTGGGCTGTGCCTGATAGCAGCTTGTACCCAAACGCGTACAGCCCAGCCAATTATAAAAACAGTTCATCCGGATAAGATTAAAAAGTTGTACGACTTGGGCTACCAAAACCTGCGAAGCATGGACACGGTAGGGGCCTTGGCCGACTCTTTGCTGCGTTTGGGCCAAACCAACCCTGATGCGCGCTTAAAAGGAAAAATTTTAAAAGCGAAGTACTATTGGCTAACAGGCAATTACCAAAGTGCCATGCCTACCGTTTTGCAGGCTTTAGAACTGGCTCAGCATACTAGCATTAATCCGGAGTTGCCGGTAATATATTCTATTATTGGTAATCTTTACAAAGAAAAAAAGAACTATCTCAAAGCACTGGAGTCAACGGCCAAAGGCTTGGAGGCGGCACAGACCCTTCAGGATACCAGTAATATTATTTTTCATATCCGGTTAAAAGCCCTGTTTACCCGCAGTTACGGCACCGAAGTCAAAGACTCCACTTTAATTAATCAAGGATTTAAAATTTATTTAAACGGACTGAAATTAGCGGAGAGCTCGCCGGCATTCGAAAAAGACCGGATAGCTTATTATAATAACATTGCTCAGATTTACTTAACTGATAAAAAAGATTATTAAAAAGCGATTTTTTATGCCAAAAAAGCTTTAGCCATTGCTACAAAATATAAACAGTTTTCTTCGTTAACCTATACTTATAACTGGTTAGGCGAGTCTTATTTTGAATTGGGACAACAAGCGCAAGGGTTGCGTTATTTGCAACAAGCTCTGCAATTTGCCCATCAGATAAAACTCCCGTACCGCGCCATGGAAATTTACCAGGTAATAGCGCGTTATAACCAGCAAATGGGCAACTACCAGCAAGCCTTAACTTATTTTACCCGCTACGACTTGCTGCGCGATTCCTTGGCTTTGCTGGAAAATCTGCGGTTGATGAATGAGCTGGAAGTACAGTACCAAGCCGGCCAAAAAGATCAGGAAATTAACGTACTTACTCAGAAAAGTAAAACCCGCGCCATTCAAATGTATGCTACGTTGGGCATTATGGGTATTTTAATAATTTCAGGAATAGTTTTTGGCTTGCAGTTCCGGACTATCCGGCGAAAAAACATCTTGCTGAACACTCAAAATGAACAAATTAATGAGCAGGCCGAGAAGTTAAAACTGCTCATGAAAGAACTGCACCATCGGGTTAAAAATAATTTACAAATTGTATCTAGCCTGTTAAGCTTGCAATCGAATCGTTTACAAGACGAAGACGCCCGGAGAGCGGTGAAAGTAGGACGGCAGCGCATCGAAGCCATGTCGTTAATTCACCGGAGTTTGTACCAGCAAGACAATCCTAATTTAGTAAATATGCGAGAGTACATTACCGACTTAGCCGAAAGTTTAATGGAGAGCTTTGGCGTTAGTAAAGGAGAACTAAAGCTAGACTTGTGCATTTCGGTTGCCGAATTGGATGTAGATAAAGCTTTGCCCATTGGTTTGATTATTAACGAATGGGTTACCAACGCTTTTAAATACGCCTACCCCAACGTACCTGAGCCACATTTAAGCATTAACTTGCAAGATAATAATGGGTTGCAATTACTCATTCAGGATAACGGACCCGGATTGCCGGCTGCGGTCTGGGAAAAACCGCAAACTTCCTTTGGTTTAAAATTAGTAAAAGTACTCAGCAAACAATTAAATGGTACATGCAGCGTACAGAATCAGAACGGTACTACTTTTACGCTGCATGTACCAGAAACTACCCTTAAAAAAGCAAGCTAAACCCTATGGCAGATGGTGAGGTACGCATTCTAATTGTAGAAGACGAAGGCATACTGGCGCTAGGGCTGGAAGATACGCTAACTACGGATGGGTACGAAGTAGTAGGAATTGCCGATAACGGTCCGGAAGCTATTAGCTTAATTAAAGAAAATCCTGTAGATCTGATTTTGCTGGATATTCACATTAAAGGTGACTGGGACGGCATTGAAACGGCGCGGCACATTCGGGCGCTAAAAGATATTCCGTTTATTTACCTTACTGCCTTTGCCGACGAAGGTACTGTTAACCGGGCCAAAGATACTTTTCCGGCGGCATACCTTACCAAACCTTATCAACAAACTAACCTGCGCATTGCTATTGAAATGGCTTTGCACCAGTTTGCTTACCGCAAACAAAATGAGGCCAAAGTAATCCCGTTAAACAAAACCGTTGAGAAAGATAAAAATAACTTAAGCGGCGAAACCATTTTGGCTATTAACGACGCCATTTTTTTAAAGCAGAACTACCGTTTTTTAAAAATAATTTTAACCGACATTCTGCTGCTCGAAGCTGACAGCAATTTTACCTACATCTACACCCGCGACAATAAGTTTGTTTTGCGCCACGGTTTGCAGCACGTAATTGAAAAAATAAACTTACCGCAACTAGTGCGGGTACACCGGTCTTTTGCTGTGAATATGCAGCACCTGGAAACCTTTAACGATAGCTTTGTGGTAATTGGCAAACACGAGGTGCCTTTAGGCCGCAACTACAAAGAAGAATTTTTTAAAAATTTTAATTTTTTGTAAGCCTCCGTTTACATACAACCTTGCTTGCTTCGCATACAAACCAGCGTAGTTAGCAT
Proteins encoded in this region:
- a CDS encoding response regulator, encoding MADGEVRILIVEDEGILALGLEDTLTTDGYEVVGIADNGPEAISLIKENPVDLILLDIHIKGDWDGIETARHIRALKDIPFIYLTAFADEGTVNRAKDTFPAAYLTKPYQQTNLRIAIEMALHQFAYRKQNEAKVIPLNKTVEKDKNNLSGETILAINDAIFLKQNYRFLKIILTDILLLEADSNFTYIYTRDNKFVLRHGLQHVIEKINLPQLVRVHRSFAVNMQHLETFNDSFVVIGKHEVPLGRNYKEEFFKNFNFL
- a CDS encoding cupin domain-containing protein, which codes for MNHLLALLFTFMMVPATGQPTKNRVVPNDPAKYRQLSAVHAGAGKMGFTQLIGRTELSTNFLYLHSGIIDPKSGIGHHFHHNIEEMYVLLTGEAEFTVNGRTSKIKAPAVVPCKMGDAHAIYNPTGEKLKWLNFAVSKVKGQADNFDLADARVGATLDPIPVFVSGRMERNTLKINNPAYLGNGVLYRRVLNSDIFRTNWNHVDHVVIPAGSTAGPRELDGIEEVYYVIKGSGSVALNNEKVAIKADDSFYGLLGEKATISNDGKEDLELLVIGVAASKPNTASLQTTPGKAKAMVLQMDFKVPKAESEAFEKMYNTVYVPAMKVQTGYLGSKLLRLYPENLAKEIQAEATTYNYQIQISFDTEENRRKWVASGQHQIAWPAASKIGKEFKWRGYDVMGADDQR
- a CDS encoding tetratricopeptide repeat protein, which gives rise to MNKILPIFGQVIFWIVGLCLIAACTQTRTAQPIIKTVHPDKIKKLYDLGYQNLRSMDTVGALADSLLRLGQTNPDARLKGKILKAKYYWLTGNYQSAMPTVLQALELAQHTSINPELPVIYSIIGNLYKEKKNYLKALESTAKGLEAAQTLQDTSNIIFHIRLKALFTRSYGTEVKDSTLINQGFKIYLNGLKLAESSPAFEKDRIAYYNNIAQIYLTDKKDY
- a CDS encoding sensor histidine kinase → MATKYKQFSSLTYTYNWLGESYFELGQQAQGLRYLQQALQFAHQIKLPYRAMEIYQVIARYNQQMGNYQQALTYFTRYDLLRDSLALLENLRLMNELEVQYQAGQKDQEINVLTQKSKTRAIQMYATLGIMGILIISGIVFGLQFRTIRRKNILLNTQNEQINEQAEKLKLLMKELHHRVKNNLQIVSSLLSLQSNRLQDEDARRAVKVGRQRIEAMSLIHRSLYQQDNPNLVNMREYITDLAESLMESFGVSKGELKLDLCISVAELDVDKALPIGLIINEWVTNAFKYAYPNVPEPHLSINLQDNNGLQLLIQDNGPGLPAAVWEKPQTSFGLKLVKVLSKQLNGTCSVQNQNGTTFTLHVPETTLKKAS
- a CDS encoding cupin domain-containing protein, which produces MSKGNKEAIFNKIEHQLTEQEFTIDKQDQTRPWGGFFVINEDQAQAFADTYFDGMAIENLKISGKLSPKILVVAPQTRLSWQYHFRRAEIWKVIQGKVGVITSPTDDEGELKTYEVGGLITLKQGERHRLVGLDDWGVLAEIWQHTDATNPSDEEDIVRVQDDFGR
- a CDS encoding SMP-30/gluconolactonase/LRE family protein codes for the protein MKKCTLILLLVSNCFSGFPQETKPNIGTIEFSSNELSRVIKKDAKIEVLAEGFTFTEGPLWVEKDKMLLFSDVPANTVYKWTEAKGKEVFLKPSGYTGQESRGGFLGSNGLLLDKDGKLLLCQHGDRRIAMMDAPLHAPKTNYVTVAGEYKGKKLNSPNDLLLTAAGDLYFTDPSYGFESGNTDPKKELSYQGVYKMNKAGLVTLLTDSIEQPNGIGIFPGGKSLLISNSADKKNGWYTYDIAANGSLTNGKSFYNVKQEKAPGGCDGLKIDKAGNVFATGPGGLWIFNKTGKLLGKIKLNGIVAANCALTPDGKTIYITASNYLLRVKMQ